In the genome of Meles meles chromosome 16, mMelMel3.1 paternal haplotype, whole genome shotgun sequence, one region contains:
- the C16H20orf202 gene encoding uncharacterized protein C20orf202 homolog, whose amino-acid sequence MKTEEPTASLGQTLEWLRKELAEMQVQDQRLLLTLRHLHSVLEELRTESAHWEDSRSSGGTSPVRARAGSETRGRPPISTKRLSQLLQGADSRRSSLP is encoded by the exons ATGAAAACAGAAGAGCCAACTGCAAGTCTTGGGCAGACCCTGGAGTGGCTGAGAAAGGAGCTG GCAGAGATGCAAGTTCAAGACCAGAGACTCCTGCTCACACTGAGACATCTTCACAGCGTCCTGGAGGAGCTGCGCACTGAGAGTGCCCACTGGGAGGACTCCAGGTCCAGCGGAGGGACGTCACCCGTCAGAGCTCGAGCAGGCTCTGAAACTAGGGGCCGTCCTCCCATCTCCACCAAGAGGCTCTCCCAGCTCCTCCAAGGGGCGGACAGCAGACGAAGCTCCCTCCCTTAA